A single Triticum dicoccoides isolate Atlit2015 ecotype Zavitan chromosome 2A, WEW_v2.0, whole genome shotgun sequence DNA region contains:
- the LOC119359717 gene encoding probable metal-nicotianamine transporter YSL11, with translation MATDATAAAAAAAAAAAQDADAVETGNLLRRRNVRSNDDGEAEEEASVERAFLEKPVPTWREQLTVRAFVVGFLVAVMFSIIVMKLGLTTGIIPSLNVSASLLGFFLVRLWTSAIERMGFLKQPFTRQENTVIQTCVVSAYGIAFSGGFGSYLFALSETIAKQATEANDALNIKNPHLGWIIGFLFLVSFVGLFALVPMRKTMIVDYKLTYPSGTATAYLINGFHTPQGAELAKKQVRTLGKYFSMSFVWAFFQWFYTAGNDCGFSSFPSLGLEAYKNRFYFDFSATYVGVGMICPYIVNVSLLIGGVLSWGIMWPLISSKKGSWYPDSLPESSLHGLQAYRVFITIAVILGDGLYNFLKVFGKTVKAFYEMYKEKKSKSLPVSNIGIPVAAVEAESFDDKRRNELFLKDQIPKRVAIGGYVIIAAITTGCLPLIIPQLKWYHILVAYVFAPILAFCNAYGCGLTDWSLASTYGKLGIFVFGAWAGASHGGVLVGLAACGVMMNIVGTAADLMQDFKTGYLTLASPRSMFISQVAGTAMGCVIAPCVFWLFYKSFDIGVSDSAYPAPYAIMYRNMAILGVDGLSVLPKNCLMLCYIFFAAAFAVNLLKDCVPAKVAKFVPIPMAVAIPFYLGPYFAMDMCIGSVILFCWEWMNKAEAQAFAPAVASGLMCGDGIWALPQAFLSLANVNPPICMKFLSRATNAKVDAFLGN, from the exons ATGGCGACGGACGCCACCGCAgccgcggcagcagcagcggcggccgCAGCCCAGGACGCCGACGCGGTGGAGACGGGCAACCTCCTCCGGCGCCGCAACGTCAGGAGCAATGACgacggggaggcggaggaggaggcatccGTGGAGCGGGCGTTCTTGGAGAAGCCGGTGCCGACGTGGCGGGAGCAGCTGACGGTGCGCGCCTTCGTGGTGGGGTTCCTCGTCGCCGTCATGTTCAGCATCATCGTGATGAAGCTCGGCCTCACCACCGGCATCATCCCGTCGCTCAACGTCTCGGCCAGCCTCCTCGGCTTCTTCCTCGTCCGCCTCTGGACgtcggccatcgagaggatggggtTCCTCAAGCAGCCCTTCACGCGCCAGGAGAACACCGTCATCCAGACCTGCGTCGTCTCCGCCTACGGCATCGCCTTCAGCG GTGGGTTTGGCAGTTACCTGTTTGCTCTGAGCGAGACCATAGCTAAGCAAGCAACAGAGGCTAACGATGCTCTGAACATCAAGAATCCCCATCTCGGATGGATAATAGGATTCCTGTTCCTCGTCAGCTTTGTCGGGCTTTTTGCGCTAGTGCCCATGAGAAAG ACTATGATTGTGGACTACAAGCTGACATATCCGAGTGGCACCGCAACTGCTTACCTTATCAATGGATTCCACACACCCCAGGGCGCCGAGCTTGCAAA GAAGCAAGTTCGTACATTGGGTAAGTACTTCTCGATGAGCTTCGTTTGGGCCTTCTTCCAATGGTTCTACACTGCTGGGAATGACTGTGGATTCAGTTccttcccatcacttggccttgaAGCTTACAAGAACAG GTTCTATTTTGATTTCTCGGCTACTTACGTTGGTGTGGGAATGATCTGCCCCTACATTGTCAATGTATCTCTTCTGATTGGAGGCGTCTTGTCGTGGGGCATAATGTGGCCACTCATAAGCAGCAAGAAAGGAAGTTGGTATCCTGACTCTCTTCCAGAGAGCAGTCTACATGGACTGCAGGCTTACAGG GTGTTCATAACCATAGCAGTAATCCTTGGGGACGGCCTGTATAACTTCCTGAAGGTATTTGGCAAAACAGTGAAGGCTTTCTACGAGATGTATAAGGAGAAGAAATCGAAATCACTTCCTGTCTCTAACATCGGAATTCCTGTCGCTGCCGTGGAAGCTGAGTCTTTTGATGACAAACGCCGCAATGAACTATTCCTGAAGGATCAAATTCCCAAGAGAGTTGCAATTGGGGGTTATGTCATTATTGCAGCAATAACGACTGGTTGCCTTCCGCTCATCATCCCACAGCTCAAGTGGTACCACATTTTGGTTGCATATGTCTTTGCGCCTATCCTGGCCTTCTGCAATGCCTATGGATGTGGCCTGACCGACTGGTCCCTGGCCAGCACCTATGGTAAGCTTGGGATCTTTGTGTTCGGTGCTTGGGCAGGCGCTTCGCACGGTGGCGTGCTCGTCGGGCTGGCCGCTTGCGGTGTGATGATGAACATTGTGGGAACAGCTGCTGACCTGATGCAAGACTTCAAAACCGGGTACTTGACTTTAGCCTCACCAAGGTCCATGTTCATCAGCCAGGTGGCAGGCACTGCCATGGGCTGTGTTATCGCCCCCTGCGTCTTCTGGCTCTTCTACAAGTCCTTCGACATTGGCGTCAGCGATAGCGCTTACCCAGCACCTTATGCCATCATGTACCGCAACATGGCGATCCTGGGTGTCGATGGCCTGTCCGTTCTCCCGAAGAACTGCCTCATGCTATGCTACATTTTCTTTGCTGCTGCATTCGCCGTCAATCTCCTGAAAGACTGTGTGCCCGCGAAGGTGGCGAAGTTCGTCCCGATCCCCATGGCGGTCGCGATCCCGTTCTACCTTGGACCATACTTCGCCATGGACATGTGCATCGGCAGTGTGATACTCTTTTGCTGGGAATGGATGAACAAGGCTGAGGCGCAGGCGTTCGCACCGGCAGTTGCATCTGGCTTGATGTGCGGCGACGGGATCTGGGCCCTGCCGCAGGCCTTTCTTTCTCTTGCCAACGTGAACCCTCCAATCTGCATGAAGTTCTTGTCAAGGGCCACCAATGCCAAAGTGGATGCATTCCTCGGGAACTAG
- the LOC119358014 gene encoding putative serpin-Z8: MELEVGPSESGGLAALAADLARRLAEENSESNLVFSPLSIYAAVALLAAGARGATLDEILGVLGAPSRAALEVFVSLVAEQALRDQSGSGGPRIAFACGVWSDLTCALKPAYRHAVLSTYKAEASTVDFQNDPEGARGQINEWAARATQNLIGGVLGPESVTPLTRVVLGNAIYFKGKWQEPFCKRDTESKLFHRLDGRAVDVPFMQSWEPQFIAIHSDFWLLRLRHLPEEKIDVREFRVPKFKLSFHGSVVDILKKLGLQLAFSDQADLSDMVEDDESGLPLVLNDVIHKAVIEVNEEGTIAAAVSIYEMLFGGVNFMRPPPPRVDFVADHPFAYLIVEETTGAVVFAGHVLDPSIES, encoded by the exons ATGGAACTCGAAGTAGGGCCGTCGGAGTCCGGCGGCCTGGCGGCGCTGGCTGCCGACCTCGCGAGGCGCCTGGCCGAGGAGAACTCGGAGAGCAACCTGGTGTTCTCGCCGCTGTCCATCTACGCCGCGGTCGCGCTCCTGGCCGCGGGCGCCCGGGGCGCCACCCTGGACGAGATCCTCGGCGTCCTCGGCGCGCCGTCTCGCGCCGCGCTCGAGGTGTTCGTCTCCCTCGTGGCGGAGCAAGCGCTCAGAGACCAGTCTGGCTCCGGCGGGCCGCGCATCGCGTTCGCGTGCGGCGTGTGGAGCGACCTCACTTGCGCCCTGAAGCCAGCCTACCGCCACGCCGTCCTGAGCACGTACAAGGCCGAGGCCAGCACCGTCGACTTCCAGAACGACCCGGAGGGAGCACGCGGCCAGATCAACGAGTGGGCCGCGCGGGCGACGCAGAACCTGATCGGCGGCGTCCTCGGCCCGGAATCAGTGACGCCGCTCACCCGCGTCGTGCTCGGCAACGCCATATACTTCAAGGGGAAGTGGCAAGAGCCCTTCTGCAAGAGGGATACCGAGAGCAAGCTTTTCCACCGGCTCGACGGCCGCGCCGTCGACGTGCCCTTCATGCAGAGTTGGGAGCCCCAGTTCATcgct atacatagtgacttctggcttct aagattacgg CACCTGCCGGAGGAGAAGATCGATGTTAGGGAGTTCCGGGTGCCCAAGTTCAAGCTGTCCTTCCATGGCAGCGTCGTCGACATCCTCAAGAAGCTGGGGCTTCAGTTGGCGTTCAGTGATCAAGCCGATTTGTCTGACATGGTGGAGGACGATGAATCTGGCTTGCCATTGGTCTTGAACGACGTAATCCACAAGGCGGTCATCGAGGTAAACGAGGAAGGCACCATAGCCGCGGCTGTGTCCATATATGAGATGTTATTCGGTGGTGTTAATTTCATGCGTCCGCCACCTCCTCGAGTAGATTTTGTAGCCGACCATCCGTTTGCGTACTTAATAGTGGAGGAGACAACCGGCGCAGTTGTCTTTGCAGGGCATGTCCTTGACCCCtccatcgagagctag